The sequence below is a genomic window from Thermoflavifilum sp..
TTAGGTCCTAACCTGATGCTGGGACTGATGTTTGGCTTATTGATGATTACCTATTTTCTGGTAGACGGCTGGAGAGACCGGGCATTGGTAACCCATGCCGATCTGATCTTGATTATTGCAGGCGCTCTGATGATAGCAGTCTTTGTGGCCGTCTTGAGAAGCGTCATGCAATGGGAAAAAAATGAACAGCGATATACCATCCTGCAGTTGAAAAAGCGAATGGGTGTCGCTTCCTGAAAAGCACACCATTGCATTTCGCGGTAATGGAAGCGGTAATGGAAGAAACGGTGCTTGTTGGAGATGCGGAAGAATATCTTGCTGCAGGCGCGTATCAGATGCCTGTGAGCTGAACATCCTGTTCGACTTTTTATTATTATCTGAAATCTCCAATCATGAAACATGTCTGATCTCCATGCTGATGCCGGTGCCCAGGCGGGTGGTACTAAAGGTCAGTCGATACCGGTTGCCACCAGTTTTGAAGGGCTCAGGGAAGCGCAGGGCAAACTATTAGCCGCACCTCGGAGTGGGCTTTCCAGGCGGGTGATTTATCTGACCTTGCAGGCTATTTTCAATGCTATTTTGATTGGTTTTATGGCCAAAGTAATGATTGGGTTGATTAACTTTTTCACCAATCTATGTTTTTATGGCCGGTTTTCTGTTGCGCCTGCAGCACCTACCAATGAGGTGATGGGCTGGTTGACGGTTTTAATGCCTGTGGCGGGTGGATTGGTGGTAGGTTTGATGGCTCGATATGGTTCGCCGGGCATTCGTGGGCATGGCATTCCGGAAGCCATGGAGCGTATCCTCACGGGGCGGAGCAAGGTTCCACCCATCCTCACGTTCTTGAAGCCGCTTTCGGCGGCTGTATCTATCGGCAGTGGCGGACCTTTTGGCGCAGAAGGCCCCATCATTTCTACCGGCGGCGCACTGGGTTCTCTGGCCGGGCAGATCATGCGCATCACCGACAATGAGCGGAAAATTATGCTGGCCGCAGGTGCTGCAGCCGGGATGACAGCTATTTTCGGCAGTCCTCTGGCTTCCGTGTTGCTGGCGGTTGAGCTTTTGTTGTTTGAATTTTCGCCCCGGTCGCTTATCCCCGTAACCCTCAGCTGTGCTACGGCAGATGTGATGCATTTTATTTTGTTTGAACAGACTCCCATTTTCGCCATGCCTGCTATTCCCGAGTCGAGCAGCCTGGCTCTAACGGTATATATGCTCATGGGATTGGTTGTAGGTGTTGTTTCGGCCTTTGTATCCAAAAGCGTTTACTGGGTGGAGGACTTGTTTAGCAAAACCCGGATTCACTGGATGTGGTGGCCACCCATAGGGGCCATAGTAGTGGGTGTGATAGGCTATTTTGCGCCGGTTACCATGGGCGTGGGTTATGATAACATCCGAGAGCTTTTATCGGGGCAACTGGGTGTTTCCATGATGCTTACCCTTTTTCTGTTGAAATACATATCCTGGTTTATTTCCCTGGGCACAGGGACATCCGGGGGCACGCTTGCGCCCTTATTCACGATAGGAGGTGGGCTTGGAGCTTTGATGGGTTATGGATTGATGCACCTGTTCCCTGCATTGTCACTTGCCATGCCTATTTGCGCGCTGGTAGGCATGGCGGCCATGTTTGCCGGGGCTACACGGGCTTTACTTACTTCTATTGTTTTTGTCGTAGAAACCACAGGTCAGCTTCATGGCTTGTTGCCCGTGCTGGGGGCCTGTACGGCTGCTTACACGGTCTCGTTTTTTCTCATGAAAGGCACCATTCTAACCGAAAAAATTGAACGGAGGGGCATCCATTCGCCCGATACGTATGAACCGGATATTTTACAGCGCGTGCTGGTGAAGGATGTGATTGGTGAAGCCACAAATGTATTGAGCGCCTATAACACCATAGCAGATGCCAAAGCATGGATTAAAAACAATATATCTGCTGCCAGTATGAGTTGTTTTGTAGTCGTGGATGCCCGGGAACAATTCGTGGGCATTGTACACAGAAAGGATATATTCAGCCATACTTATCCGCCTGATACCCTTCTGGCTAATCTGGTACAGAAAGGGGCCTGCGCGGTATTACCCAATGACCCGCTCAGCGTAGTGGTGGATGCCATGGATGAATGCCAGACCGATGTGGTTCCCGTGCTGGATCCCGTGAGCAAAGAGGTGATCGGGTTAATTACTTATCAAAATATCGTAGCGGCATATCACAAGCGCAGAGAAGAGGAAAGTTTGTTCAGGCGCACGCTCTGGTTAAAGCGCAAAGGTATTCAGATTGTGCTGAAAGGTAGGGAATTGCTGGGCTGGGAGCGGGAAAGGATGAAAAAAAGTTCTACCCGCACGGATGTACAATCAAGCGAATAAGCTGGTAAATTGGAATTGTTCACCATCGAACAAGCCCTGGTCACTCAGCTTCAGTCGCGGTATAACCAGTAAAGCCATGAATGAAAGCGTCATAAAGGGAGCCCTTAACTTTGTACCCAGGGCTTTTGCTTCAGCATCTATCTGTTCATATTTTCGTGCCACGGCATAACCATCCTCTGCACTCATCAATCCGGCCACAGGTAAGGGAAGCACAACCTGTTTCTGTTCATGCACCACACTGAGTCCCCCTCCATGGGGTATAAGTGCCTGAATGGCTTTCCATATCATTTCATCCTGTGTGCCTACGGCTATCAGGTTATGGCTGTCGTGTGCAACAGAAGAGGCGATGGCACCGCGTTTCAATCCGAATCCACGGACAAAGGCTATGGCCGGCCTTGCGGGCTTATATCGATTCACCACCACCAGTTTAAGCAAATCCTGCTGGGTATCACTTACGATTTTTCCATCGTGTAATCGAGCAATTGCCTGTGCAGCGCCGGTCACGATTTGTCCATCCATAGCTTCAATCACGCGGATGGTGCAGGACGTGTTCGATGGAGCTTTTACTTCCAGGTCTTCCAGCTTGAGTTTTGGTGTATGAAAATGGTTGGGTGTACGGGATGGGATCGATGGAATGAGCGATTTACCCTGCTGGGCAACGAGTTTACCTTCAACATACGTGGCAAGCACCTGCAATCGCTCGAAATTATCGAGTATAATGAAATCAGCCGGATCACCTACCTGCAACTTGCCCACGGGAAGCCGATAATGGATGATGGGATTCAGGCAGGCGGCGCGCAGTACATCAAAAAGTGCATGCCCTTTGGATAAGGCTCTTTTCACGAATTGGTTGATATGGCCCAGCACCAGGCTATCGGGATGTTTGTCATCGCTGCAAAACATGATGCGTTCGGGGAATTGCTTCAGCAGGGGAATAAGTGCATCGAAATTGCGGGCTGCGCTGCCTTCCCGGATCAAGATGTGCATGCCGGCTTCGAGTTTGTCCAGGGCTTCTTCAAGCGTTGTGCATTCATGCTCGGTGCTGATGCCAGCCTCAGCATACTGTCGGGCCTGTATGCCTCTCAACCCCGGTGCGTGTCCATCTATCGGTTTTTGATATTGTTTTGCCAGGGCAATTTTGCGCATCACTTCCGCATCGTGCTGCAATACGCCGGGATAATTCATCATTTCACTTAAATACCAGATATCGTTTCTTTGCAGCAATTGCTCTACTGCCCGGGCATCGAGTATGGCTCCGGCCGTTTCAAAGCGGGTAGCCGGCACACAACTGGGAGCGCCAAAAAAGAATTTAAAAGGCACCTGTGCGGCATTTTCAAGCATGAATTCCACGCCTGCAATGCCCAGTACATTGGCTATTTCGTGCGGATCAGATAGGGTGGCAACGGTGCCATGTACCACGGCCAGCCTGGCAAATTCAGCGGGGATGAGCAATGAGCTTTCTATGTGCACATGTGCATCAATAAAACCCGGGCAGATATATTGCCCGTAAATGGTATTGTCTTCCCGGATTCGAACGATGCGCCCCTGCTCAATTTCGAGTGTTCCTGCGAATATGCGCCGGTGCAATACATCCACAATATTTCCGCTTATGGCAAAGGCTTGTTCCATGGCTCAAATATTAAAACTCCCGTAAGCATATGATGCAGGGATATATCCCGTGCATAACTAAAAAATAACCAGATATTTGTCACAACAAATGCAAGAGAATATTTACATTAGCCTGAAATTCATGTCAAATGAAATATCGTCAGCCGCTTGCTCTGGTTACCATTGCCCTGATACTCGGTATAGGCATGGCTTTCACGCGTCCGTCCCAGCAGCCTCAACCCGCTCATCCACAAAATTTGAAAGTTTTACCTAAAGATATTGATCATGCCTCGCTTATCAAAATCATGCATGATTTCAGTGATGCATTGGGTTTCCGGTGTAGCAATTGCCATGTAGCCAGAGCAAATGGCGATATGGATTTTGCTTCGGATGCCAAACCGGAAAAGCGCGAAGCCCGCGAAATGATGCGGATGATGAAAAAAATCAATCGGAAATATTTTGGTGTGAAAGGCAATTTTGTGGATGTGTATATGAATGCCAGGATCACCTGTTACACCTGTCATCATGGCGAGGCTCATCCAGCAGTGGCTGCAGGCCATCCGGAAAAGCAAGGGCCGATGGTGCCGCCGCCCCCTCCAGGCGCACATCCTTGATCGCTCACTGAAAGCTGATGAATGCGGGTTCGTGGAGGGCATAAACGTTAAATCGGATATCTGCAACTGTGGTAATCTGGAACATCCAGTTTTTCACGCCTGCTGGTGCTGCGGGATAGTAGTTTGCACTTATTTTGAGGGTATTCACCGGCAAGTTTTCATTTCTGATTAAGCCGCCTATAGCCATACCGTTGTAAAAACGATTTCCCCACACCTGTTGTTGGCCCAGCGTAGCGCCCTGCCATTGCGTATAGAGCGTGATGCCGAAGCCATAGATGCGAATGGGGGTGTAGTAACGCCATTCCACATAGGTATTCAGCCGGTGATAGCCCGTGAGCAGGGTGTTTTTGTACCCCTCAAAGCCATGTGGATAATTGATATTTAGCGGTTTGTTGAAATATGGATTGGGCGAGGCCAGGAAGTCGATCCCGGAAAATATGCGCCAACCTCCCCTGCCCAGTGTTAGAAATGGGCTGTAATAATCACCTGCAGCGTGGATAACCGCATCCTGTGATCCCTGATGCCAGAAGCTGCTGAGTTCAAGTAATCCATGCCAGAGCCCATGCAATCGGGTTTCCTGGAAACTTTCCAATTGAAAGCCGGTGTACTGTCGCCGGAGTCCCATATAGGTTTCCACTGCCGAACTCAATCCCAGCTGCCAACCGATAGGAATATCTTCCGTGCGGCCAAAGCCAAACAGGTAGCGGGTAACCACGTAATATTGCCGGTATAGCATGAGTTGCCCTAACAGATAGCTTCTGTTCTGGTAAAATGGATCCGATGCAAATTGAAGCTGGTCGGGTTTTTGGGTGAAGAAAATGTTGTACTGTCGCAGCAGGGCGGCCAGATGCCACTGGCTATGCATCACTGGATGAATGAAATTATAACCCACCCAGACGTCGGCAGCACCATACTGGTAATCCCTGAAGAGGCTATCAGGCCATCGATGAATATTCAGGTTCCGATGAAAAGATAACGATAAACCGCCCGTAAAATGGGTATAAAAGCTGTATAAAGGTCGGTTTATCTCAACAAACCAGGCGTCTTCATATACTCCGGTATCGATGGTGGGCTGATGGTTGAGTGCGCTATAGCCTGCAGTTAGCGAAGCAAAACTGTGTCCCAGATTCCAGTTTGCATAACTCCATTCACCATACCAGTGGGGGTTGTAATCCGTATGCCAGGCCAGACCGGCTTCCAGTCCCTGCCCGCTACCCAGCAGGTTTTTATCGAATATATTTCCCTCGAACTGAGTGGGGTCAAGACGGTTGATATTGCCCCCATATTCAAACACATCTTTGGTACGGATTTCCACATCTACCGAGTCGCCGGCGAGGGGTATCAAACTGATCTGCGCATCCTCAATCGGGGGCAGGTTGCGCAGGTATCGTTCGTTATCGGCCAGCAGTCGGGCGTCCACACGGTCGCCTGACCCGAAAAACAGGGCCCGTCGGATGAAAGCCATACGTGTGGGCGTATGCAGCCTGTTGGCGATCCGGATGAGCCTGATATGTTGATAGGAACCGGTATCGTTCAATGTGCGGGGTCCGAAAACCGGTATTTCCACCATTTCAATATTTCGAATCACGCGACCCTGGTAGGGTAAAAAAGCCTGCTGGCGGTTGGCAAATTGCAAATTATGCTGGGGTAGCGGCTGGTTAGCCCGGGTGATGCGGTTGAGCAGGGAATCGCGGTAGTTGCGACTGAACAGCGAATCAACCCGAGTGCCAATTTTTTGTAACAGCGAACGACGCTGCGGAATACTATCGCACAGCCTCAACGGCTCCAGGATTCGACTGCCCTGGACAGGGAGCGAAAGCATGAACAAGATGATCACCGTAGCTGTTGCAAACCACAAACGCTGGTACATGAAACAAGGCTGACAGAGCGTAAAGATAGCCCATGCCTGGTGTTATATCATCAACAGCAGTCGGTAGAGGAGGGAATTGGTGGAGGTTACCGGACTCGAACCGGTGACCTTTTGCATGCCATGCAAACGCTCTAGCCAGCTGAGCTAAACCCCCGGACAGGCTGCAAAGATAAAGTTTTCTACAAATTCAAGCCCGCTGCATGCACCGTCAACGTATTGTAAGGGTTCTGGTTTAACTTTGTACAGGTCATTTCTCTGTATCATGAAAAGTATCTGGCAACAGATTCTCCGATATCTATATCTGCGCAAGCGAGACCCTCAAGCTCCGCATAATACCAACATTTTTCTGATGCACAGCATGAATCGCATCTCTATTCTGCTGTTTCTGGTGGCTGTAATGATATTGTTGGTGCGTCTGTTGAAACATTTTTTATGAATTGGAAAATGGCTTCAGCAGCCTGGTGTGCTGCATTGCCGGTGTCTAATTTTTCCCGGAGCGCGGCATAATCGTTCTTTATTTGGGCAATGTAGGATTCATCATGCAATAGTCTATCAAGTAAGCGGGTAAGCGTTTTTTCATTGACCTGTTGCTGGATGCATTCCTCCACTATTTTTTTGTTCATGATCAGGTTCACCAGCGAAATGTAGGGGACGCGGATGAAGCGGCGGGCCAGCCAGTATGAAATCCAGGTACTTTTATAGCATACCACCTCGGGTACGCCGAACAGAGCCGTTTCCAGCGTAGCCGTTCCCGAAGTTACCAGTGCTGCAGACGCCTGGGCCAGCAGATCGTAGGTGACACCCTTCGCCAGCATGACATTTGGATATCGGTGGGGGTCATACCATTTGCTGTAGTCGGCGATAGCAGGTGCCTGGGCAATTACAAACTGATATTGCGGGAAATGGCGGGTTACTTTGAGCATCTGTGGAAGCATGCGTTTGATTTCCTGAGGGCGGCTACCGGGTAAAAGCGCAATCACGGGCCGCGAACTGTCGAATATCAGGCGGGCTTTTTGCCGGGCTTCACGTACGATTTGTACAAGCGGATGCCCCACATATTGCACCTCATATCCATGTTGCCTGTAAAATTCAGCCTCGAATGGTAAAATCACCAGCATGCGATCCACATATTGCTGAATCATTT
It includes:
- the ade gene encoding adenine deaminase, which encodes MEQAFAISGNIVDVLHRRIFAGTLEIEQGRIVRIREDNTIYGQYICPGFIDAHVHIESSLLIPAEFARLAVVHGTVATLSDPHEIANVLGIAGVEFMLENAAQVPFKFFFGAPSCVPATRFETAGAILDARAVEQLLQRNDIWYLSEMMNYPGVLQHDAEVMRKIALAKQYQKPIDGHAPGLRGIQARQYAEAGISTEHECTTLEEALDKLEAGMHILIREGSAARNFDALIPLLKQFPERIMFCSDDKHPDSLVLGHINQFVKRALSKGHALFDVLRAACLNPIIHYRLPVGKLQVGDPADFIILDNFERLQVLATYVEGKLVAQQGKSLIPSIPSRTPNHFHTPKLKLEDLEVKAPSNTSCTIRVIEAMDGQIVTGAAQAIARLHDGKIVSDTQQDLLKLVVVNRYKPARPAIAFVRGFGLKRGAIASSVAHDSHNLIAVGTQDEMIWKAIQALIPHGGGLSVVHEQKQVVLPLPVAGLMSAEDGYAVARKYEQIDAEAKALGTKLRAPFMTLSFMALLVIPRLKLSDQGLFDGEQFQFTSLFA
- a CDS encoding c-type cytochrome, with product MKYRQPLALVTIALILGIGMAFTRPSQQPQPAHPQNLKVLPKDIDHASLIKIMHDFSDALGFRCSNCHVARANGDMDFASDAKPEKREAREMMRMMKKINRKYFGVKGNFVDVYMNARITCYTCHHGEAHPAVAAGHPEKQGPMVPPPPPGAHP
- the lpxB gene encoding lipid-A-disaccharide synthase, whose translation is MKYYIIAGEPSGDLHGSRLIHELKQLDPHALIRCWGGDLMAEAGGQLVRHYRDLAFMGFAEVLRHLGKIIAHFRFARRDIRRFQPDAVIFIDYPGFNLRMARWAHRQGLCTIYYISPQVWAWKQQRVKMIQQYVDRMLVILPFEAEFYRQHGYEVQYVGHPLVQIVREARQKARLIFDSSRPVIALLPGSRPQEIKRMLPQMLKVTRHFPQYQFVIAQAPAIADYSKWYDPHRYPNVMLAKGVTYDLLAQASAALVTSGTATLETALFGVPEVVCYKSTWISYWLARRFIRVPYISLVNLIMNKKIVEECIQQQVNEKTLTRLLDRLLHDESYIAQIKNDYAALREKLDTGNAAHQAAEAIFQFIKNVSTDAPTISLQPPETAE
- a CDS encoding DUF6728 family protein; the protein is MKSIWQQILRYLYLRKRDPQAPHNTNIFLMHSMNRISILLFLVAVMILLVRLLKHFL
- a CDS encoding chloride channel protein, whose protein sequence is MSDLHADAGAQAGGTKGQSIPVATSFEGLREAQGKLLAAPRSGLSRRVIYLTLQAIFNAILIGFMAKVMIGLINFFTNLCFYGRFSVAPAAPTNEVMGWLTVLMPVAGGLVVGLMARYGSPGIRGHGIPEAMERILTGRSKVPPILTFLKPLSAAVSIGSGGPFGAEGPIISTGGALGSLAGQIMRITDNERKIMLAAGAAAGMTAIFGSPLASVLLAVELLLFEFSPRSLIPVTLSCATADVMHFILFEQTPIFAMPAIPESSSLALTVYMLMGLVVGVVSAFVSKSVYWVEDLFSKTRIHWMWWPPIGAIVVGVIGYFAPVTMGVGYDNIRELLSGQLGVSMMLTLFLLKYISWFISLGTGTSGGTLAPLFTIGGGLGALMGYGLMHLFPALSLAMPICALVGMAAMFAGATRALLTSIVFVVETTGQLHGLLPVLGACTAAYTVSFFLMKGTILTEKIERRGIHSPDTYEPDILQRVLVKDVIGEATNVLSAYNTIADAKAWIKNNISAASMSCFVVVDAREQFVGIVHRKDIFSHTYPPDTLLANLVQKGACAVLPNDPLSVVVDAMDECQTDVVPVLDPVSKEVIGLITYQNIVAAYHKRREEESLFRRTLWLKRKGIQIVLKGRELLGWERERMKKSSTRTDVQSSE